Proteins from a genomic interval of Lolium perenne isolate Kyuss_39 chromosome 1, Kyuss_2.0, whole genome shotgun sequence:
- the LOC127336708 gene encoding uncharacterized protein, with protein MAAASKSSIENVTAVDSTALDCGVCECPLKPPIFQCEVGHMVCSECKEKMAAAKTCHVCRRTLAGGYKRCYGAEHIVECLKVPCPNTANGCPAKLARYAESAHLQVCKYRPFQCPVEDCTFADRYLSALKHHLKYTHKWPSTNVYDGTSNLALVDGFNVIIPCPGSRPQPTETLWPYFGIPVYHMLILKVTRESYGRVVTPVHIRARDAKECRLKLAYETPCGTHRLEYAFNVPSTDVSASGGGGLSSPDDRFDFVVPKSVQPLDMDTIKVAFSCWYLDNVES; from the exons ATGGCGGCGGCGTCGAAGTCGTCAATCGAGAACGTGACGGCGGTGGACTCCACCGCATTGGACTGCGGCGTATGCGAATGTCCACTGAAACCGCCGATCTTCCAG TGTGAAGTGGGACACATGGTGTGCTCAGAGTGCAAAGAGAAGATGGCAGCAGCGAAGACGTGCCATGTGTGCCGGCGCACCCTTGCCGGTGGCTACAAGCGGTGCTACGGCGCGGAGCACATCGTGGAGTGCCTCAAGGTACCGTGCCCCAACACGGCCAACGGCTGCCCCGCCAAGCTAGCCCGCTACGCCGAGAGCGCGCACCTCCAGGTTTGCAAGTACCGGCCGTTCCAATGCCCCGTAGAGGACTGCACCTTCGCCGACCGATACCTGTCGGCGCTCAAGCACCACTTGAAATACACGCACAAATGGCCGTCAACCAACGTCTACGATGGCACCTCGAACCTGGCCCTCGTCGACGGCTTCAATGTAATCATACCCTGCCCCGGTTCCCGACCGCAGCCAACTGAAACTCTATGGCCATACTTTGGGATTCCCGTTTATCACATGCTCATCCTAAAGGTGACCCGGGAGTCGTATGGCCGCGTCGTCACTCCCGTCCACATACGTGCTCGGGACGCCAAGGAATGCCGGCTGAAGCTCGCGTACGAAACTCCTTGCGGCACCCATCGCCTGGAGTATGCATTCAACGTGCCGTCCACTGATGTCTCCGCCTCCGGTGGGGGTGGGCTGTCTTCTCCGGACGACCGCTTTGACTTCGTCGTCCCAAAATCCGTTCAGCCGCTCGACATGGATACTATCAAGGTAGCATTCTCATGCTGGTACCTTGACAATGTCGAGTCCTAA